In one Lycium barbarum isolate Lr01 chromosome 7, ASM1917538v2, whole genome shotgun sequence genomic region, the following are encoded:
- the LOC132604630 gene encoding feruloyl CoA ortho-hydroxylase F6H1-3-like, whose protein sequence is MPTRASVDLSNITDYVVNEGHGVKGLSEMGLKKLPKQYIQPIEERITKSTVILDDQIPVIDMSNWDIDNKLVGEKICNAAEKWGFFQIINHDISLEILESVKEATYRFFKQPAEEKNKHSKENSSTNNVRYGTSFTPKAEKALEWKDYLSLFYVSDEDAAALWPSALREEALDFLRNSEVVIKKLLEALMKGLNVKEIDQIKESLLMGSKRINVNYYPKCPNPELTVGVGRHSDVSTLTILLQDNIGGLYVKKLDSDTWVHVPPIQGALVINIGDALQIMSNGRYKSIEHRVMANGNNNRISVPIFVNPKPSDVIGPLAEVLESGEEPIYKQVLYSDYVKHFFRKAHDGKDTVDFAKIDN, encoded by the exons ATGCCTACTAGAGCCTCAGTTGATCTTTCTAATATCACTGATTATGTAGTAAACGAAGGCCATGGAGTAAAGGGTCTTTCAGAAATGGGCCTTAAAAAACTACCTAAACAATACATTCAGCCAATAGAAGAACGAATTACAAAAAGCACTGTAATTCTTGATGATCAAATTCCAGTAATTGACATGTCCAATTGGGACATTGACAACAAATTAGTAGGTGAAAAAATATGTAATGCAGCTGAAAAATGGGGCTTTTTTCAGATTATCAACCACGATATTTCTcttgaaattcttgaatctgTTAAGGAGGCGACATATAGGTTTTTTAAACAACCAGCGGAGGAGAAAAATAAGCATTCGAAGGAAAATTCATCGACGAATAACGTGAGATATGGAACGAGTTTTACTCCTAAAGCAGAAAAGGCTTTGGAGTGGAAAGATTATTTAAGCCTTTTTTATGTTTCTGATGAAGATGCTGCTGCTCTCTGGCCATCTGCTCTCAG GGAGGAAGCGTTGGACTTCTTGAGAAATTCTGAAGTTGTCATCAAGAAACTATTGGAAGCACTTATGAAAGGACTAAACGTAAAAGAAATAGACCAAATTAAAGAATCACTTCTAATGGGTTCAAAGAGGATTAACGTTAACTACTACCCAAAATGCCCTAATCCTGAGTTAACCGTCGGAGTAGGTCGCCACTCTGATGTTTCAACACTAACGATTCTTCTTCAGGACAATATCGGAGGGCTTTACGTGAAAAAACTTGACAGTGACACTTGGGTTCATGTCCCACCAATCCAAGGAGCTTTAGTGATTAACATTGGCGATGCACTTCAAATAATGAGTAATGGACGATACAAGAGCATCGAACATCGTGTTATGGCTAACGGTAACAATAATAGGATTTCTGTGCCTATTTTTGTGAACCCTAAACCTAGTGATGTAATCGGGCCTTTGGCAGAAGTGTTGGAGAGTGGGGAGGAGCCAATTTACAAACAAGTTCTTTACTCGGATTATGTCAAGCATTTCTTTAGGAAAGCTCATGATGGGAAAGACACTGTTGATTTTGCTAAAATCGATAATTAA